The Podospora pseudocomata strain CBS 415.72m chromosome 1 map unlocalized CBS415.72m_1, whole genome shotgun sequence genome has a segment encoding these proteins:
- the MCM1 gene encoding transcription factor of the MADS box (COG:K; EggNog:ENOG503P1RD), which translates to MADITDQHDQTTPTELDDVHSVGNGNSVAGESRGIKRARPSTADDDDDDDEKGGRERRKIEIKFISDKSRRHITFSKRKAGIMKKAYELSVLTGTQVLLLVVSETGLVYTFTTPKLQPLVTKSEGKNLIQACLNAPEPSSSAENGVDDANAVDSPEEPPSSHLPPQQGRPGMPQPHAMPPNYMPVGGMDPSAMAYQNYVSQQRGGQYMPQSGLQQHAGHQS; encoded by the exons ATGGCCGACATCACTGACCAGCACGaccaaaccaccccaaccGAGCTTGACGATGTGCACTCGGTCGGCAATGGAAACTCGGTCGCCGGAGAGTCTCGTGGCATCAAGCGCGCCCGACCTAGCActgccgacgacgacgatgacgacgacgagaaggGCGGCCGTGAGCGTCGCAAGATTGAGATCAAGTTCATCAGCGACAAGTCGCGCCGCCATATCACATTTTCCAAGCGCAAGGCTGGTATCATGAAGAAG GCCTACGAGTTGTCAGTCTTGACAGGCACCCAggtgctcctcctcgtcgtgTCCGAAACTGGCCTCGTCTATACATTCACGACGCCGAAGCTCCAGCCTCTGGTTACCAAGTCCGAGGGCAAGAATCTGATCCAG GCCTGCTTGAACGCGCCAGAGCCTTCTAGCAGCGCTGAGAATGGTGTCGACGACGCTAATGCCGTCGACTCCCCCGAGGAGCCGCCCAGcagccatcttcctcctcagcagggaCGACCTGGAATGCCGCAGCCTCACGCCATGCCTCCCAACTACATGCCCGTTGGCGGGATGGACCCCAGCGCGATGGCTTATCAGAACTACGTGAGCCAACAGCGCGGCGGCCAATACATGCCGCAATCCGGTCTGCAACAGCACGCTGGTCACCAGTCATAA
- a CDS encoding uncharacterized protein (COG:S; EggNog:ENOG503P66B) has translation MDPLLYARHGAESHSGHTTTNTAAASTSPDGSMGMDTHMSMMAIFQNSMSTSLFSTKWTPTNAGAYAGTCIFLIILAVIFRGLLAFKSWQELRWLDKEMNRRYVVVNGKAPLAENLSRDSLGKAAVLSENGVEENVVIVQRRTGSHARPWRLSVDPVRAAIDTVVAGVGYLLMLAVMSMNVGYFLSVLGGTFLGSLLVGRFISSTEH, from the exons ATGGACCCATTACTCTACGCCCGCCACGGCGCCGAATCTCACTCgggccacaccaccaccaacaccgccgccgcatcGACAAGCCCAGATGGCTCGATGGGCATGGACACGCACATGTCCATGATGGCCATCTTCCAAAACTCCATGTCCACCTCCCTGTTCTCGACGAAATGGACACCGACCAACGCCGGCGCCTACGCAGGCACATGCATCTTTCTCATTATTCTTGCCGTCATCTTCAGGGGGCTGCTAGCGTTCAAGTCATGGCAGGAGCTGAGGTGGTTGGATAAGGAGATGAACAGGCGGTATGTCGTGGTCAATGGAAAAGCGCCACTGGCAGAGAATCTCAGCAGGGATTCGCTAGGCAAGGCGGCAGTGCTGAGCGAGAacggggtggaggagaacgTGGTTATTGTGCAGAGGAGGACAGGGAGCCATGCGAGGCCGTGGAGGTTGAGTGTTGATCCGGTGAGGGCAGCGATTGATACCGTCGTGGCGGGCGTGGGTTATTTACT GATGTTGGCTGTGATGTCGATGAACGTGGGGTATTTCTTGTCCGTGTTGGGAGGCACATTCTTGGGTAGTCTGCTCGTGGGCAGATTTATTTCTTCTACGGAACACTAA
- a CDS encoding uncharacterized protein (EggNog:ENOG503NYSC; COG:S), producing MPPPPPLPPPPPPPPRMSHPESGDEEDSLSPPPINAARREGAPNLPSVSGMYSHSDLSRAAVADGTSPSSGINGSSSQQSPAGGSSFYGHGSWATPVPPGSYGYSGNNSTSGAFQRPMPFNFASPLPQYHGRTSSSPANGGALPSVSAYQGHPPFSSSAGGGGGGGSGVNGGGGLGTNGAGGNNAGANGSAGSLVLYGSSMPSHSQESPSPSVLALPELAGQGQAAPQSSTNRGSPPVGSEYRSPSAPYYPTASSPQQGTFPYASQSGPSPTATGGPLPGRNPLGPLMPGMHSPIYAGSHRPHHQPPATYPPYPSMQGSMMTNLHQPNQPMVVYGHVSHPYPIHNYAGYHHPQAPLQDRPFKCDQCNHSFNRNHDLKRHSRIHLAVKPFPCDNCERTFSRKDALKRHMLVKGCLSKDKGKGKGRDRDKDKDRDNAAAPRNANAQGESPPTSDGDSSSPTALRKRQ from the exons AtgcctccgccaccaccactaccaccaccaccaccaccaccaccaaggatGTCGCATCCTGAGTCtggcgacgaagaggattCCCTGTCCCCTCCTCCGATCAATGCAGCAAGGAGAGAGGGAGCGCCCAATCTACCGTCAGTCAGTGGGATGTATTCTCACTCAGATCTATCAA GGGCGGCAGTGGCGGACGGGACTAGCCCATCATCAGGAATCAACGGCAGCAGTTCGCAGCAATCACCGGCCGGCGGTTCGTCTTTTTATGGCCACGGAAGCTGGGCTACGCCGGTGCCCCCGGGCAGCTACGGTTATTCGGGCAACAATTCCACCTCCGGGGCCTTCCAACGACCTATGCCCTTCAATTTTGCCTCCCCACTCCCACAGTATCACGGGCgaacctcatcatccccagcTAACGGCGGGGCCTTGCCGAGCGTCTCAGCATACCAAGGTCATCCGCCGTTCTCCAGTTCagcaggcggcggtggtggtggcggcagTGGTGTGAACGGAGGCGGGGGGCTAGGAACCAACGGTGCTGGCGGAAACAACGCTGGTGCGAATGGGAGTGCTGGCTCTTTGGTTCTTTACGGTTCAAGCATGCCTTCCCACTCCCAGgaatcaccatcaccgtcggTTCTTGCTTTGCCCGAACTCGCAGGTCAGGGCCAGGCAGCACCTCAGTCGTCGACGAATCGAGGTTCACCGCCGGTCGGGTCAGAGTACCGTTCACCTTCGGCGCCTTACTACCCAACAGCGTCGTCGCCGCAGCAAGGGACGTTCCCTTATGCCTCCCAGTCCGGACCATCCCCGACCGCCACGGGTGGGCCTCTCCCTGGGAGAAACCCCCTAGGTCCTCTGATGCCAGGGATGCATTCTCCGATATATGCCGGATCCCATCGgcctcatcaccagccccCAGCCACGTATCCTCCGTATCCAAGCATGCAGGGCTCGATGATGACCAATTTGCATCAGCCAAACCAGCCCATGGTGGTGTATGGTCATGTTTCTCATCCGTATCCCATTCACAACTACGCGGGATACCACCACCCGCAAGCGCCGCTGCAAGATCGTCCTTTCAAGTGTGATCAGTGTAACCATAGCTTCAACAGAAACCATGACCTCAAGAGGCATTCAAGGATACACTTGGCCGTCAAGCCTTTTCCATGTGATAACTGCGAAAGGACCTTCTCGAGGAAGGATGCACTCAAG CGGCATATGTTGGTCAAGGGATGCCTGTCCAAGGACAAAGGCAAGGGTAAGGGCAGGGACagggacaaggacaaggacaggGACAATGCCGCGGCTCCCAGAAATGCAAACGCTCAAGGCGAGAGCCCACCTACGAGTGACGGGGATTCCTCTAGCCCGACGGCTttgaggaagaggcagtAG
- the ACU9 gene encoding Malate synthase, glyoxysomal (COG:H; EggNog:ENOG503NX6Q), with protein sequence MPSTESILQGVNVLGPVSESQKKILTPEALAFLALLQRSFNSTRKALLERRKIRQAELDKGALPDFLPETRHIRENPTWKGAPPAPGLVDRRVEITGPTDRKMVVNALNADVWTYMADFEDSSAPTWDNMINGQVNLYDANRRQVDFKIGNKEYKLRTDKKLPTLIVRPRGWHLEEKHVTVDGEPMSGSLFDFGLYFFHNAFQTVKMGFGPYFYLPKMESHLEARLWNDVFNLAQDYIGMPRGTIRGTVLIETILAAFEMDEIIYELRDHSSGLNCGRWDYIFSVIKKFRQNSNFVLPDRSAVTMTVPFMDAYVKLLIQTCHKRGVHAMGGMAAQIPIKDDPKANEAAMEGVRADKLREVKAGHDGTWVAHPALAGIAVDIFNKHMPTPNQLFVRREDVTIGQNDLLNMNVPGQITEAGIRKNLNIGLGYMEAWIRGVGCVPINYLMEDAATAEVSRSQLWQWVRHGVTTAEGKKVDKQYALKLLKEQTQELAGKAPQGNKYGLAAQYFSGQVTGEDYADFLTSLLYNEITSAGPARAAAKL encoded by the exons CGCCGCAAGATCCGCCAggccgagctcgacaaggGCGCTCTGCCTGACTTCCTTCCCGAGACCAGACACATTCGCGAGAACCCAACATGGAAGGGCGCGCCGCCCGCTCCCGGGCTTGTGGACCGTCGTGTGGAGATCACGGGCCCTACTGACcgcaagatggtggtgaacgCGTTGAACGCTGATGTGTGGACTTACATGGCTGATTTTGAGG ACTCCAGCGCTCCCACATGGGACAACATGATCAACGGCCAGGTCAACCTCTACGACGCCAACCGCCGCCAGGTCGACTTCAAGATCGGCAACAAGGAGTACAAGCTCCGCACTGATAAGAAGCTCCCCACCTTGATTGTCCGCCCCCGTGGCTGGCatctggaggagaagcacgTTACCGTCGACGGCGAGCCCATGTCTGGCTCTCTCTTCGACTTCGGTCTGTACTTCTTCCACAATGCCTTCCAGACCGTCAAGATGGGCTTCGGCCCTTACTTCTACCTTCCCAAGATGGAGTCTCACCTTGAGGCCCGTCTCTGGAACGATGTCTTCAACCTTGCTCAGGACTACATCGGCATGCCCAGAGGCACCATTCGCGGCACCGTCCTCATCGagaccatcctcgccgcctttgAGATGGACGAGATCATCTACGAGCTCCGCGACCACTCTTCCGGCTTGAACTGTGGCAGGTGGGATTACATCTTCTCCGTGATCAAGAAGTTCCGTCAAAACTCCAACTTTGTCCTTCCCGATCGGTCGGCCGTCACCATGACCGTTCCCTTCATGGACGCCTACGTCAAGCTCCTCATCCAGACTTGCCACAAGCGCGGTGTCCACGCCATGGGTGGCATGGCTGCCCAGATTCCCATCAAGGACGACcccaaggccaatgaggcgGCTATGGAGGGTGTCAGAGCGGACAAGCTCCGCGAGGTCAAGGCCGGCCACGACGGCACCTGGGTTGCTCACCCTGCGCTGGCGGGCATCGCGGtggacatcttcaacaagcaCATGCCCACTCCCAACCAGCTGTTTGTCAGACGGGAGGATGTCACGATTGGTCAGAATGACTTGTTGAACATGAACGTGCCTGGTCAGATCACCGAGGCGGGTATCAGGAAGAACCTGAACATTGGCCTGGGCTACATGGAGGCTTGGATTAGGGGTGTTGGGTGTGTTCCTATTAACTACTTGAT GGAggacgccgccacagccgaGGTTTCCCGCTCCCAGCTCTGGCAGTGGGTGCGCCACGgcgtcaccaccgccgagggcaagaaggttgACAAGCAGTACgccctcaagctcctcaaggaGCAGACCCAGGAGCTCGCCGGCAAGGCTCCTCAGGGCAACAAGTATGGTCTTGCGGCCCAGTACTTTTCCGGTCAGGTCACCGGTGAGGACTATGCTGATTTCTTGACGAGCCTGCTCTACAATGAGATCACCTCTGCTGGTCCGGCGAGAGCGGCTGCTAAGTTGTAa